Part of the Coregonus clupeaformis isolate EN_2021a chromosome 8, ASM2061545v1, whole genome shotgun sequence genome, ccaccatctctagtacagctgtgtctgcctcatcttctgggttctgacaattattagtgactgtttctcgcaccgggtcgtgacaccggcgatagcagacacccgcatagcagatgttttggcggtgtttgaggtggaactgtgttttgagccgtcaaatcggtgagcagctgctcttgaaataattgtcacgaagccacactgGTGACCACACAATGGTCATGTCTGCTTTAGGTGTGACGCCgggagccacttgtggatttgacagctccaacacagttccacctctgacaacgccaaaacaaccgctgtgcggatgttggctaaagcggatctgattgaatcgagcccttaaccttttactgcagtgggataaatcagggtcacacagagtgttacTTGTTagtgtagtatctgaggaatgatgactttgctaatgttttcaaatggtatctgagaggatgtttattcagcttagagggaacatctggggagcagttttagaggggcaccctaaagcagaggaagtctgttgtgtggccTCCTGGGagtggtctgtaggggaaaacacccatatcagattacataggatatatactatggtttgggacaaaggacgGTGAGAATAGCATATTTGAATTTGGGTCGGCTGTTCTCCGGGTGCCTGCAGACATCCATAAATTGAAGCTGAAATACTCTGatataataaaccattataatcgaagtacagcgtcagcggatttccttggtctcagagcataattagcaacgtttactcgacaccacagtagtcttaaacaaatctactttgaaacaaaagtacacacctcacacacacggttatgggctttaaaaaaaagaagacacctgttcCATGTCAGatgtagagttgaaatgtattccattttgagtttgcatcccaatattacacgaAATGTATACATCACAggagactgaaatataacaaaactgtttgacatagaaacactggatatTCGTTTTTTAAAAATTGTTATAATCTTTAtcaattatgaaattatgaagaatattaataacattccacctatGAGGCCAAAGAGGGTACTTTTTTTGCCTCTCTCTGTCCATTTCTGTCTTCATTAGCACCGCTCTGTGAATATTTACCTGTTCTGTGTTCAGAGTGCTCATGAGATTGTCTGGTTGCCTTATTGATTATGTGATTGGGTTATTGATTATGTGATTGGGTTATTATTGGTTTATTCATGATGTGAATAATAAGCGCTCTCTCTTTACAATCTGCTGTCATTTCTTTATTTAAACCAGTTAAAACTCCAGAGTTCCATTTACTTTACAGTCCGTGTCTCTAGCAGTGTTGATTTCAGCAGGTAGAGAGTAACTGAACCTTCAGAACACAATCCTAGCTGAACACAAAATACAGCCCGTTTTATGATTTGGGTATTTTCCAGATTCCTGTGTTTTCTGATCTCTGATTCATTCACGTCAAGTAATAGAACACTTCATTGTAGTCAATCCCAAGATACTGAATCAAATTTTCAGTTTAGTAGGCCTTATTGTGAACACATCCACAACGGGCATAAACAGCTTAACtcaatgttgttttcatgttattTCAACATTTTGTCAACACAAGTAATTCATAGAAAACGAGTTGGATTTGTAACACTTATATATTTCCTTAtataatttcaatttcaatttcagtgACTGGGCTTGACGTTTGCTTCGTCTCCCATTGAATGATGTTGGTCAACAACTTAAATATGAATCACACtgcatgtttacatttacatttacgtcatttagcagacagttagtgcatacattattctttttaattttcataccccatgggaatcgaacccacaaccctggcgttgcaaacgccatgctctaccaactgagctacctccctgccggccattccctcccctaccctggacgacggtgggccaattgtgcgccgccccattggtctcccggttgcggccggctacagcagagcctggattcgaaccaggatctctagtggcacagctagcactgcgatgcagtgccttagaccactgcgccactcgcagGTCTATTCCCAGTGGGTTGTTAGGGCAGCCTGGTTGTCAACCAGGCAGGGTTGTTGTTCGCTACAGACGTGTGTAAGTCAAGGGGGGCACAGCTGCAGTGTCCGCAGTGTTTCATCCTTGCCTTTTAATCAGAGACTGATTCTCTGACCAATCAATGGCCTTAATAAATAAATCAGTTATAGCAATTGGTTAATTGAGAGAACTGTGGTTCTAGAGGAGTGGAGCTGTGTATTCTACCAGCTTGATTGTACTAGAATGGGCCCACTGCTCACTATTTTAATATCTAGTGTAAAGTCTTGAGGTTATAACATGAGTGTATTATGTGGTTTTACGGGAGTGTAAGTTgttatctgtgtgtctctgtacATTCTAGAACTGTTATTGATCCAGGTTCGTCTCACTGAGATCTATATATCTTTTTCCATCTACATCTAACCTTTTACATTCCATACAATTCCCTACAAAACCATGAACAGACAGAAAGCCAGGACAGAAAACCAGAACATTAAATAGCTTTTCTGCTAAATTTGGCATATGTATATATACCGTATATTGCATCATATAGTGTTTACAAACGTACATCAAAAATACAGAATAAATATACTCTCATGACGAGCCCAGTGActtgttgtttttttcttgtaGAGAGGGACTACTTTTTCACGAGGAGTGCTAATTTTCTTCTTGTGCGCTGCGGCGGCCAAAGTCCATCCACCCAGTGTAGTCTTGGTCTTTTATCAGGTGATTAGCACGGAGACCTCTGGCTCTGCTGTTCACTGTTGAGTTCCTACTGATATAacctacagggagggagggagggagagcaataACACTGGTTTGTATCTTTTCCTGGTGTGAGTCTTAAGCAGTGATAGGTTGGACAATTTGgctgccacacacacatgcaaacacactgaaacacactaaATCAGAGAGACATTTCAACAGAAGTGCTGCGGGAATATGCTTTATCAACTAATTAACCAGACACAGAGTGTGTTTCTAATATAGGACTACACTGGAGATATCTGACCTGGTAGTTTGACTGGCGTGTCATGGAGATATCTGACCTGGTGTTATGACTGGCGTGTCATGGAGATATCTGACCTGGCAGTTTGACTGGCGTGTCATGGAGATATCTGACCTGGCAGTTTGACTGGCGTGTCATGGAGATATCTGACCTGGCAGTTTGACTGGCGTGTCACGGAGATATCTGACCTGGCAGTTTGACTGGCGTGTCATGGAGATATCTGACCTGGCAGTTTGACTGGCGTGTCATGGAGATATCTGACCTGGCAGTTTGACTGGCGTGTCATGGAGATATCTGACCTGGCAGTTTGACTGGCGTGTCATGGAGATATCTGACCTGGCAGTTTGACTGGCGTGTCATGGAGATATCTGACCTGGCAGTTTGACTGGCGTGTCATGGAGATATCTGACCTGGCAGTTTGACTGGCGTGTCATGGAGATATCTGACCTGGCAGTTTGACTGGCGTGTCATGGAGATATCTGACCTGGCAGTTTGACTGGCGTGTCATGGAGATATCTGACCTGGTAGTTTGACTGGCCTGTCATGGAGATATCTGACCTGGTAGTTTGACTGGCGTGTCATGGTAATATCCATGGTGTTAGTGTCACTGCGGAGCTTTTATCACTcctcccacatacacacactgtcagTGTAGGAGGTGTAACTGTCAAGCAATGTTACATCCAGTCCTCTCACATGCTCCCGTTGAGCCAAGGCACTTCACAGGTCTCagaatgatctctctctctctctctctctctctctctctctctctctctctctctctctctctctctctctctctctctctctctctctctctctctctctctctctctctctctctctctctctctctctctctctcatgtctctctctctctctctctctcgctctctctctctctctctctctctctctctctctctctctctctctctgtgtgtctgtgtgtgcctgtgtgtgtgtgtgtgtcagaggccAGTGTTCTAAGCCCAACCCTCCGTCTGGTTATAGAATTAATAACAGTGTTTACTAATGAGGTTCAGAGGCACTATTACACAACTTCATCCCACTCTCACTCCATCGCTCTCAATGACCCCTCTttatctctcccgctctctctcaatGACCCCCCCCAtctagctccctctctcttttgtGCTCCATCTCTTTATCTGACCCttcaccctctatctctctgtctcatttACACTGTATAGGTATGGAGGTAATAACAGACTAGATGTATAGCTAGTTATGATTTCATTGTACAAATTGTGAACAAGACCTTTTAAAACATTAAAGTTGAAATCTCTGGCTTATTTAGTTTAACACTTGAACTCAGCACATCGATATTTCTCTCACAAGGAAGTGGTTGAAGTTTAAGGACTTagaatgttctactgcttgagtataacagcacctcttatagaatacaTCTCTAATACTAACTCCAGTAAGGTAAAATAAAGTTATTGCCAGCTACATTTTGTATTCCAATTCAAGAACATATTGTCTGTTAGCGTCATAAGATCATCTCTAAACATTTTAGTCTTGCTGTTAGCACAGTCTGTCAGCACTCACACAcgtacactcacacactcacacacactcacacacacacactcacacacacacacacacacactcacacacacacacacacacacactcacacactcacacataatcacatacactcacacacacacacactcacacacacacacacactcacacacacacacacacacacacactcacacacgcactcacactcatacacactcacacacactctctcacacactgacacactcacacattcacacacactcacacactcactcacacacacacactcacacacattcacacacactcaaacactcacacacacacacactgacacactcacacattgacacacactcacacacacacacacgctgagacactcacacactcacacacactcacatactctcacacacactcacacacactaacactcacacattcacacacacatacacactcacacacacacactcacacacactcatacacgctcacacacacacacactcacacacacacaatcacacacatacacacacactcacacacacttacacacactcacacactcacccacacacacacacattcacacatgcacacactcacacacactcacacacacacacacacacacacacacacacacacacacacacacacacacacacacacacacacacacacacacacacacacactcacacacactcacacactcacacgctcacacactcacacacactcacacacattcaaaaacactcacacacactctcacacaatcgcacacactctcacacaatcgcacacactcacacacacacacacattcacacatacacacacactcacacactcacacactcacacactcacacacactcacacacacacacattcgcacacacgcacacagtcacacacactctcacacactcacacacactctcactcacacactctcacacacacactcacacacactcacacactcacacactcacactcacacacgctcacacacactcacacacactcacacacacacacacacacactcacactcacacactcacacacactcacacacactcacacacactgacacactcacacattcacacacactcacacagtcacacacactcacacattcacatacttacacgctcacacactcacacacactcacacacactcacacacactgacacactcacacattcacacacactcacacactcacacactcacgcactcacacactcacacacactcactcacacacactcactcacacacactaaatcactcacacactcacacacactcacacactcacacacactcacacatacactcacagacacacacacactcactcactcacacacactgacacactcacacttacactcacactcatactcacacacacttacacaaacacacacacacacactcagacttaCACTCACTCTCGTACTCTCACTCTCACCTTTCCGTGAGGAGATGAGTCTAGCCAACAGTTCATTGAGTTTGGCTCTGGAGTCTCCGCCTTCTTCTCCCGTATATGGGTTGGTATTGACCAAAGGGGCGGAGCGAGCATGTCTTAGGCAACGCTCGGAGAGGAAGTGGGCTTTGGCTTCGAGACGTGCTGTTTCGAGACGTGCTATCAAAGGAAATACAAACCACCTTGTTAGCATTTGTAAACTGTCTTGGGTTGTTTTGATGAAACTcaatagatttaaaaaaaatatgataATGTCATTAATAATACCTTTTATTGCTATAGAGCCTATGGATTGTCATAAAAAGCGTAAACATTCATATAATCAGGGCACCGGTTTCAATAAAAACGTATCTATCAGTTTTTGTACCGGGAAAGCTAAATCAAGGGCAACTCAAGTATTTTAACATGTATGATAGAAATGTATTCAAGATCCAGAAGTGGTACCTCTCCCTGTTCTTACCTTCAGAGGCAGGGGGCAGGGCAGGGCGGCCCTcttggaggaggggagaggagtgggggCATCCCAAACAGCTAATGCACAGGACCatcaacagaacacacacacacaaccccacagTCATCTAGtggagagagtggaagagagaggggaaaagagagaggacagagaggggagagagaaggtaagagagagagggaaagtgagagaagggaagagagagaggggaagagagagaggggaagagagagggggaggaagagagagaggggaagagagagagtgaggaagagagaaggggagagtgacaggggaagagagagaggggaatagagggaaAAATAGGGtatgagagaaggggagagagggcaagagacagaggaagagagaggggaagagcgaggggaagagagagagggagaggtgtagtggggaggagaggggagaaatgTAAGAGAGGTGGAAATGGTTAAACTACTTCTTTCTTAttttttcctcttctctctttctctctctctttctctctctcctttcactctccttttactctctctttctctctctctctctctctctctctcgctctctctctctcgctctctctctctctctttctctctctctctctttctcctttcgctctcctttcgctctctctttctctctctctctttctctctctctctcctttcattctcctttctctctctctctctctctctctctctctctctctctctctctctctctctctctctctctttctctctctctcatttctcgctctctttctctctctgctttcactctcctttcactctctctctctctctttctctcctttctcgctctctttctctctctctctttctctctccctctcctttctctctctttttctctctcctttctctctctctttctctctctctctctctctctctctctctctctttttctttctctctctcctttcgctctcctttcactctctctttctctctctttctctctttctctctctctctttctctctcctttcgctctctctttctctctctctctctccttttattctcctttctctctctctctctctctctctctctctctctctctctctctctctctctctctctctctctctctctctctctctctctctctctctctctctctctctctcctttctctctctctttctctctctctttctctctccctctcctttctctctctctttctctctctctctctctctctctctctctctctctctctctctctctctctctctctctctctctctctctctctctctctctttttctttctctctctcctttcgctctcctttcactctctctttctctctctttctctctctctctctttctctctttctctctctctctttctctctcctttcgctctctctttctctctctctctctccttttattctcctttctctctctctctctctctctctatctctctctctctctctctctatctctctctctctctctctctctctctctctctctctctctctctctctctctctctctctctctctcctttctctctctctttctctctctctttctctctccctctcctttctctctctcttatctctctctttctctctctctttctctctctctttctctctctctctctttctctctctctttctctctctctttttctctctctttctctcactctctctctctctttctctcgctctctttctctctctttctctctctctttctctctctttttctctctctctctctttccctctctcctttctctctctcttttcctctcctatctctccccCCACATCCCACAGTATCATGATGTTGTGGTTGGATGTTCCAACATTTAGAGAGCCACTCAAACCAAACCACCTTTCTTCTGTCTATTGGTTTCAGGGCTGATCCATTCAAAACCAAGCTATATTACCACTCGACTGATTTACTGAAAGTT contains:
- the LOC121573017 gene encoding cholecystokinin-like, with the protein product MTVGLCVCVLLMVLCISCLGCPHSSPLLQEGRPALPPASEARLETARLEAKAHFLSERCLRHARSAPLVNTNPYTGEEGGDSRAKLNELLARLISSRKGYISRNSTVNSRARGLRANHLIKDQDYTGWMDFGRRSAQEEN